The Bernardetia litoralis DSM 6794 genome includes a window with the following:
- a CDS encoding PH domain-containing protein, with product MNTPNPLNNSTNSYTEPTLWNGSPSWLLHLGKIIIWSILGIILPILIIYLWTKGIENPKLDTFFWLTLIASIFIPFGIVAFKIFDTRFINYTLTSERLIIKKGILTRTTDEIELYRVKDIRLIEPFLQRLVGLSVIEIASSDRSNPNLSLAGIRNGDELRNTMRNQVERLRTNKNVREVDFE from the coding sequence ATGAATACACCAAATCCATTAAATAACTCAACAAATTCTTATACTGAACCCACTCTTTGGAATGGTTCGCCTTCTTGGCTTTTACATCTTGGAAAAATAATTATTTGGAGTATTTTGGGAATTATTCTTCCTATTTTAATTATTTATTTATGGACAAAAGGCATTGAGAATCCAAAATTAGATACTTTTTTTTGGCTCACTTTAATCGCAAGTATTTTTATTCCTTTTGGAATTGTTGCCTTCAAAATATTTGATACTCGTTTTATTAATTATACCTTAACTAGCGAACGCCTTATCATAAAAAAAGGGATTTTAACTCGCACAACCGATGAAATAGAACTTTACAGAGTAAAAGATATTCGATTAATAGAACCCTTTTTACAACGATTAGTAGGGCTTTCAGTCATTGAAATTGCATCTTCAGATAGAAGCAATCCAAATCTTTCTTTGGCAGGAATAAGAAATGGTGATGAGCTACGCAACACCATGAGAAACCAAGTAGAAAGATTAAGAACAAATAAAAATGTACGAGAAGTAGATTTTGAATAA
- a CDS encoding DUF6452 family protein produces MSNYFSTYFPKPILRIIYSSVICLPFLLSSCENCTYISDNVQFAAISFYADDESEVTIDTTFNKIVGVFASTNEIMPTSLYDSTNQLKTFELPIFTREDTTMFVFYKYRTINAVRDTIQDTLTMKYQVNVEVLPPDCGYDEAISNLEIIYHTFTDAEVIREELKEMNTDNPLPHIRIIR; encoded by the coding sequence ATGTCAAACTATTTTTCTACGTATTTTCCCAAACCTATTTTAAGAATTATATATAGTTCTGTTATCTGTCTTCCTTTTTTACTTTCTAGTTGCGAAAACTGTACTTACATTAGTGATAATGTACAATTTGCAGCTATTTCTTTTTATGCAGATGACGAAAGTGAAGTAACAATAGATACAACATTTAATAAAATTGTGGGTGTTTTTGCTAGTACAAATGAAATTATGCCTACTTCACTTTATGATTCAACAAATCAATTAAAAACTTTCGAATTACCTATTTTTACTCGTGAGGATACAACGATGTTTGTTTTTTATAAATACAGAACTATAAATGCAGTTCGTGATACCATTCAAGATACTTTGACGATGAAATATCAAGTCAATGTAGAAGTTTTGCCTCCCGATTGTGGTTATGATGAAGCAATCAGTAATTTGGAAATCATTTATCATACTTTTACAGATGCTGAAGTTATCAGAGAAGAATTAAAAGAAATGAATACAGATAACCCTTTACCTCATATCAGAATTATTCGCTAA
- a CDS encoding DUF6048 family protein, whose product MKKRYFNFLIQSILTILLFVSLFGINTILAQQNRPSDTTRVIVKKKKEPKPPAVYTPISFRVGLDMWSMLNNARNSNILRFNGNAEITLNNIWFVVLEGGYGDALSFKENPNAFQYQNTGSFGTIGIQYNVLHRLLDREALVIGAKYGIANFSHQLNYNIDDRYWDLEAVENDRTRFFRNIKEDNMSFSWAEINTGLKVNLARTGFLSHIYMSYLFKIRMRMSQPTDVIAKPTTIAGFGQNDKPVNLGFSYFLSYEF is encoded by the coding sequence ATGAAAAAACGATATTTTAATTTTTTGATACAATCAATTCTGACAATTTTATTATTTGTTTCTCTTTTTGGAATAAATACCATTTTGGCTCAACAAAATAGACCTTCTGACACCACACGAGTAATTGTTAAAAAGAAAAAAGAACCCAAGCCACCAGCCGTTTATACACCCATCTCATTTCGTGTAGGATTGGATATGTGGTCTATGCTTAATAATGCTCGTAATAGCAATATTTTGCGTTTTAATGGAAATGCTGAAATTACACTTAATAATATTTGGTTTGTTGTTTTGGAAGGAGGCTATGGTGATGCTCTTTCATTTAAAGAAAATCCAAATGCTTTTCAATATCAAAATACAGGCTCATTTGGAACAATTGGAATTCAATATAATGTTTTGCATCGCCTTTTGGATAGAGAGGCACTTGTTATAGGTGCAAAATATGGTATTGCAAATTTTTCTCATCAATTAAATTACAATATTGATGACCGTTATTGGGACTTAGAAGCTGTTGAAAATGACAGAACTCGTTTTTTTAGAAATATAAAAGAAGATAATATGTCTTTTAGTTGGGCAGAAATAAATACAGGATTAAAAGTAAATCTAGCTAGAACAGGTTTTTTATCACATATATATATGAGCTATTTATTCAAAATTAGAATGCGAATGAGCCAGCCAACAGATGTAATTGCCAAACCAACAACCATTGCAGGTTTTGGACAAAATGATAAGCCTGTGAATTTAGGTTTTAGCTACTTTTTGAGTTATGAGTTTTAG
- a CDS encoding CapA family protein, protein MKYLYLCVLSFLILSNFSSCSPVQDASANTEDSNKLEDSLKVIANFERIEDFTEKPKINNLTFAVTGDLMCHGSQYKTVFEGNDTYNFLPVFEAVKPFLSAADVAIGNLETVLAGEGKNYKSYPQFNTPNAYADALKDAGFDIIVTVNNHTYDQGKAGVLRTLDELDKRNFTGVLGSYRTQEAQDEIKVFEKNDIKYSVLAYTQFSNITLRSSESHLFQLIDTVKVGQDIQKARKQGAEIVLIHYHWGAEYLPEPNSYQKMITEKTIQLGADVIIGGHPHVVQPLKKYKTQNNATLDSGIVAYSMGNFYSGQRKRYRHNGLILWLEMEKITEKNDKNEKVSKISLKNIAHLPTWVYYGKAGNPSKNEYRIYPAQNDSIPFSPFLSLDTLDFISKSGRAYLNQSRKDTDNALKMYNVDSKYLFLDKDGKAILK, encoded by the coding sequence ATGAAGTATTTATATCTCTGTGTGTTGTCTTTTCTGATTTTATCAAATTTTTCATCATGTTCTCCTGTTCAAGATGCTTCTGCAAATACAGAAGACAGTAATAAATTAGAAGATTCTTTAAAAGTGATTGCTAATTTTGAAAGAATAGAAGATTTTACTGAAAAACCAAAAATCAATAATCTTACTTTCGCTGTTACTGGGGATTTGATGTGTCATGGTTCGCAGTATAAAACTGTTTTTGAAGGAAATGATACGTATAATTTTCTTCCTGTTTTTGAAGCAGTAAAACCATTTTTGTCGGCTGCTGATGTAGCCATTGGAAATTTGGAAACTGTTTTGGCAGGAGAAGGAAAAAATTATAAATCGTATCCACAATTTAATACGCCAAATGCTTACGCTGATGCGCTCAAAGATGCAGGTTTTGATATTATTGTAACAGTAAATAATCATACGTATGACCAAGGAAAAGCTGGAGTTTTGCGTACTTTAGATGAATTGGATAAGAGAAATTTTACTGGAGTTTTGGGTTCTTATCGCACACAAGAGGCACAAGACGAAATCAAAGTTTTTGAGAAAAATGATATTAAATACAGTGTTTTAGCTTATACACAGTTTTCGAATATTACGCTTAGAAGTTCTGAAAGTCATCTTTTTCAGCTTATCGATACTGTAAAAGTAGGGCAGGATATTCAGAAAGCTAGAAAACAAGGAGCTGAAATTGTTTTGATTCATTACCATTGGGGAGCAGAATATTTGCCAGAGCCAAATTCCTATCAAAAAATGATTACTGAAAAAACAATTCAGCTTGGTGCAGATGTAATTATCGGAGGGCATCCACATGTTGTACAACCTTTGAAAAAATACAAAACTCAAAATAATGCGACTTTAGATAGTGGAATTGTGGCTTATTCGATGGGTAATTTTTATTCTGGACAAAGAAAACGTTATCGTCATAATGGTTTAATTCTTTGGTTAGAAATGGAAAAAATCACAGAAAAGAATGATAAAAATGAAAAAGTATCAAAAATTTCATTAAAAAACATCGCTCATTTGCCTACGTGGGTATATTATGGAAAAGCTGGAAATCCTTCAAAAAATGAATATCGTATTTATCCAGCTCAAAATGATTCTATTCCTTTTTCTCCTTTTTTGTCTTTAGATACACTTGATTTTATTTCAAAAAGTGGCAGAGCTTATCTCAATCAAAGTAGAAAAGATACTGATAATGCGCTCAAAATGTATAATGTAGATAGCAAATATTTGTTTTTAGACAAAGATGGAAAGGCTATTTTGAAGTAA